A window of Formosa sp. Hel1_31_208 contains these coding sequences:
- the mreC gene encoding rod shape-determining protein MreC gives MQQIINFVIRNKTSLLFLLLFGISLALTIQSHSYHKSKFINSANVLTGRIYESASGISNYFDLKEQNNILIEENNRLRSQLLNGIDSTTNTTSIDTTSYSGRYKVQIANVINNNYAASKNYITLNKGEKNDVKEDLAVITSKGIVGIIDNTSNSYSRVLSILNTKSRINAQLKASNHIGSLKWNAKSSSLAQLTDISKFAPIKQGDTIVTGGESSIFPKGLPIGIIDAFVLDISGDTYTIDVKLFNDMTNLSHVYIIENLDTEEIKLLENPRDE, from the coding sequence ATGCAACAGATTATAAATTTTGTTATTAGAAACAAGACTTCCCTTTTGTTTCTGCTGTTGTTTGGTATTTCATTAGCGCTTACAATTCAATCACATTCTTATCATAAAAGTAAATTCATTAACTCTGCTAATGTTTTGACTGGCCGTATCTATGAAAGCGCCAGTGGCATCTCTAACTATTTCGATCTCAAAGAACAAAACAATATCCTTATTGAGGAAAACAATAGATTACGCTCTCAGTTGTTAAATGGAATAGATTCTACGACTAACACAACATCCATTGATACCACTTCATATAGTGGACGATATAAGGTTCAAATAGCAAATGTCATCAATAATAACTATGCCGCTTCTAAAAATTATATCACTCTTAATAAGGGGGAAAAAAATGATGTAAAAGAAGATTTGGCTGTAATTACATCAAAAGGAATCGTTGGTATTATTGATAACACCTCCAATAGCTATTCGAGAGTGCTTTCAATATTAAACACAAAAAGCAGAATAAATGCGCAACTTAAGGCTAGCAATCATATTGGATCACTTAAATGGAATGCGAAGTCTTCATCTTTAGCGCAGCTTACAGATATTTCTAAATTTGCTCCAATAAAACAAGGCGACACGATAGTTACTGGTGGAGAATCTTCTATTTTTCCAAAAGGATTACCTATTGGAATAATTGATGCTTTTGTTTTAGATATTAGCGGTGACACCTATACTATTGATGTGAAACTATTTAATGATATGACCAATTTATCTCATGTCTATATCATTGAAAATTTAGATACTGAAGAAATCAAACTATTAGAAAATCCGAGGGATGAATAG
- a CDS encoding rod shape-determining protein, whose translation MGFFDFLTEEIAIDLGTANTLIIHNDKVVVDSPSIVARDRISGKIIAVGKEANMMQGKTHENIKTIRPLKDGVIADFDASEQMISMFIKNIPALKKKLFTPALRMVVCIPSGITEVEMRAVKESCERVNGKEVYLIHEPMAAAIGIGIDIMQPKGNMIVDIGGGTTEIAVIALGGIVCDKSVKVAGDVFTNDIIYYMRTQHNLYVGDRTAEKIKIQIGAATEDLDLPPEEMSVQGRDLLTGKPKQVQISYREIAKALDKSILRIEDSVMETLSQTPPELAADIYNTGIYLAGGGSMLRGLDKRLSQKTDLPVYIAEDPLRAVVRGTGITLKNLAKFKSVLIK comes from the coding sequence ATGGGATTTTTTGATTTCTTAACCGAAGAAATAGCCATAGATTTAGGAACGGCAAACACACTTATTATCCACAATGACAAAGTTGTTGTTGATAGTCCCTCAATTGTTGCACGTGATAGAATTTCAGGTAAAATAATTGCCGTTGGTAAAGAAGCCAACATGATGCAAGGAAAAACACATGAAAATATCAAAACCATTAGACCTTTAAAAGATGGCGTAATTGCCGACTTTGATGCGTCTGAGCAAATGATAAGCATGTTTATTAAAAATATTCCAGCACTTAAGAAGAAATTATTTACACCTGCACTTCGTATGGTCGTTTGTATTCCCTCTGGTATTACTGAAGTAGAAATGCGCGCAGTAAAAGAGTCTTGTGAACGCGTTAATGGTAAAGAAGTATATTTAATTCATGAACCAATGGCAGCTGCTATTGGGATTGGTATTGACATCATGCAACCAAAAGGAAATATGATTGTCGATATTGGAGGCGGTACCACAGAAATTGCTGTTATTGCTCTTGGCGGTATTGTGTGTGACAAATCAGTCAAGGTCGCTGGTGATGTATTCACCAACGATATTATTTATTACATGCGTACTCAGCACAACCTTTATGTAGGTGATCGCACTGCGGAAAAGATAAAAATTCAAATTGGAGCAGCGACTGAAGACCTAGATCTTCCGCCAGAAGAAATGAGTGTTCAAGGTCGTGATCTTTTAACAGGAAAGCCAAAGCAAGTTCAAATTTCTTATCGCGAAATAGCAAAAGCACTCGACAAATCCATTCTAAGAATTGAAGATTCAGTGATGGAAACCTTATCACAAACTCCTCCTGAATTGGCAGCAGATATTTATAATACAGGTATCTATTTAGCAGGTGGCGGATCGATGTTAAGAGGTTTAGACAAGCGTTTGTCGCAAAAAACTGATCTTCCAGTATACATTGCTGAAGATCCGTTAAGAGCTGTTGTACGCGGTACAGGAATCACACTTAAAAACTTAGCAAAATTTAAAAGTGTATTGATAAAATAA
- the purH gene encoding bifunctional phosphoribosylaminoimidazolecarboxamide formyltransferase/IMP cyclohydrolase — MSNNKTITSALISVFSKDGLEPIVKKLNEQNVTIYSTGGTEKFIKDLGINVVPVEDVTSYPSILGGRVKTLHPKVFGGILNRQNNDSDVAELVDFDIPQIDLVIVDLYPFEKTVASGASHTDIIEKIDIGGISLIRAAAKNYADVICVSSVDDYAEFLELLNSKNGDTSEADRKQYAAKAFNVSSHYDSAIFNYFNADHEIASLKISETNGKVLRYGENPHQRGFFFGNFDDVFTKVHGKELSYNNLLDVDAAVNLMNEFKGEAPTFAILKHNNACGFSQRDTIHQAYVDALAGDPVSAFGGVLIANTEIDKATAEDIHTLFCEVVIAPSFSEDALTILKGKKNRILLILKDVAFSQTTVRTCLNGVLVQDKDNKTDSVKDVTHATNNTPTQNELEDLIFASKICKHTKSNTIVLAKNKQLCASGTGQTSRVDALNQAIHKAQSFNFDLKGAVMASDAFFPFPDCVEIADNAGITAVIQPGGSIKDQLTIDYCNENNLAMVMTGTRHFKH, encoded by the coding sequence ATGAGCAACAACAAAACCATTACATCGGCATTAATTTCAGTATTTAGTAAAGACGGATTAGAACCTATCGTCAAAAAACTTAACGAACAAAATGTCACTATTTATTCAACAGGTGGAACAGAAAAATTTATCAAAGATTTAGGTATTAATGTCGTACCAGTAGAGGATGTTACTTCATATCCTTCTATTCTTGGTGGACGTGTAAAAACATTGCATCCAAAAGTATTTGGTGGAATTTTAAATCGTCAAAATAATGATAGTGATGTTGCTGAATTGGTCGATTTTGATATCCCTCAAATCGATTTAGTAATTGTAGATTTATACCCCTTTGAAAAAACAGTTGCATCTGGAGCATCTCATACAGATATTATTGAAAAAATTGATATTGGTGGTATTTCGTTGATTAGAGCCGCAGCAAAAAATTATGCAGATGTTATTTGTGTATCGTCAGTAGATGATTACGCTGAATTTTTAGAATTATTAAACTCTAAAAACGGAGACACATCCGAAGCCGACAGAAAACAATATGCCGCAAAAGCATTTAACGTGTCCTCACATTATGATTCTGCGATATTCAACTATTTCAATGCCGATCATGAGATCGCCTCGCTCAAGATTAGTGAAACTAATGGTAAAGTATTACGCTATGGAGAAAACCCACATCAGCGTGGATTTTTCTTTGGAAATTTTGACGATGTATTTACCAAGGTCCATGGAAAAGAACTCAGTTACAACAATTTGTTAGATGTGGATGCTGCAGTAAACCTCATGAACGAGTTTAAAGGCGAGGCCCCTACCTTTGCGATTTTAAAACACAACAATGCCTGTGGCTTTTCACAACGCGACACCATTCATCAAGCTTATGTTGACGCACTCGCTGGAGACCCTGTTTCAGCCTTTGGAGGTGTTTTAATTGCCAATACAGAAATTGATAAAGCTACCGCTGAAGACATTCACACTTTATTCTGCGAAGTCGTTATTGCACCATCATTTTCTGAAGACGCCTTAACCATTTTAAAAGGTAAAAAGAATAGAATTTTATTAATTCTAAAGGATGTGGCATTTTCTCAAACAACAGTTAGAACCTGTCTTAATGGGGTATTAGTTCAAGATAAAGATAACAAAACCGACAGCGTGAAAGATGTAACGCATGCCACGAATAATACACCAACTCAAAATGAGTTAGAAGATTTAATATTCGCCTCAAAAATCTGTAAGCATACCAAGTCTAATACGATTGTTTTAGCTAAAAACAAACAATTGTGTGCCAGCGGAACAGGACAAACAAGTCGTGTAGATGCGCTTAATCAAGCCATACATAAAGCACAGTCATTTAATTTTGATCTCAAAGGTGCTGTCATGGCAAGTGATGCATTCTTCCCGTTCCCTGATTGTGTAGAAATCGCTGACAACGCAGGTATCACTGCTGTGATTCAACCCGGAGGCTCCATTAAAGATCAATTAACTATCGATTATTGTAATGAAAATAATTTAGCAATGGTAATGACAGGAACACGTCATTTTAAGCATTAA
- a CDS encoding ABC transporter permease — protein sequence MLVYLRLFKESFSFAINALRNNKLRTFLSLLGITIGIFSIIAVLAAVDSLDRSIKDQLSGLDKNTMYLTKYSFGPSEVPRWQRDNFPQVEYNDFEFIERNITDIDAMAYVIFGGSENLKYEGTTVSGVTVTPVSNGIYDIENFKVEKGRFYTEAESNSGSNVIVLGSATAVNLFDNLNPVGKTIRAYGRKLTVIGVLKKVGSGLGDSPDERAYVPANFVRRFKNGGANGLPGAVIIKPQKNIDFEAFESVLKQKYRAYRGLKADEPDNFFVNKLSGLTDFVDGIIGFMNGAGWVISTFSLLVGGFGIANIMFVSVRERTNLIGIQKSLGAKNKFILFQFLFEAVILSVLGGLIGIVLVWFVSLAATAMVDDFEFILSFYNIFIGFSLSTVIGLISGVIPAFSASRLDPVEAIRTGM from the coding sequence ATGCTCGTTTACCTGAGGTTATTTAAGGAGAGTTTTTCGTTTGCAATCAATGCACTCCGGAATAATAAACTCCGAACATTTTTATCACTGCTGGGAATTACCATTGGTATTTTTTCTATCATAGCTGTTTTAGCGGCCGTCGATTCTTTGGATAGGAGTATAAAAGATCAGTTAAGTGGTTTGGATAAAAACACCATGTATTTAACCAAGTATTCCTTTGGTCCATCGGAAGTGCCAAGATGGCAACGCGATAATTTTCCTCAAGTAGAATACAATGATTTTGAGTTTATAGAAAGAAATATCACAGATATTGATGCTATGGCGTATGTAATTTTTGGAGGTTCTGAAAATTTAAAATATGAAGGAACAACTGTTTCCGGTGTTACCGTAACGCCAGTGTCAAATGGAATCTACGATATAGAAAACTTCAAAGTTGAAAAAGGGCGTTTTTATACTGAAGCTGAATCTAATTCTGGTTCAAATGTGATTGTTTTAGGGAGCGCAACTGCGGTGAATTTATTTGATAACCTTAATCCTGTTGGAAAGACTATACGTGCCTATGGTAGAAAGCTTACAGTGATTGGCGTTTTGAAAAAAGTAGGTAGTGGTCTTGGAGATTCTCCCGATGAACGTGCGTATGTACCAGCAAATTTTGTAAGAAGATTTAAAAATGGAGGCGCAAATGGTTTGCCTGGAGCCGTTATAATTAAGCCTCAAAAAAACATTGATTTTGAAGCTTTTGAATCTGTGTTAAAACAAAAATATCGTGCTTATCGAGGGCTGAAAGCCGACGAGCCTGACAATTTTTTTGTAAATAAACTCTCTGGTTTAACCGATTTTGTTGATGGTATTATTGGGTTTATGAACGGAGCAGGGTGGGTTATTAGTACATTTTCGCTGCTCGTTGGAGGGTTTGGAATTGCCAATATTATGTTTGTGAGTGTGCGTGAACGCACCAATCTCATAGGTATTCAAAAATCCTTAGGTGCTAAAAATAAATTTATCTTATTCCAATTTTTATTTGAAGCTGTCATACTATCGGTTTTAGGTGGGCTCATTGGAATTGTTTTAGTCTGGTTTGTGTCTTTAGCGGCTACAGCTATGGTAGATGATTTTGAGTTTATACTTTCGTTCTATAATATTTTTATCGGATTCTCATTGTCAACCGTTATTGGGTTAATCTCTGGGGTTATTCCTGCGTTTTCGGCATCGCGTTTAGATCCTGTTGAAGCTATTAGAACCGGTATGTAA
- a CDS encoding GAF domain-containing protein, with the protein MTFEALKQDVEAIISQTTATVDERLLSICKLLEQHIDYYNWVGFYFKNGDKNELKLGPYVGEPTDHIIIPFGKGICGQVAVSNENFVVPDVSAQDNYIACSITVKAEIVIPIFVNNENIGQIDIDSNTPNPFTPEDERFLEFVCQKVAEILN; encoded by the coding sequence ATGACATTCGAAGCCCTTAAACAAGATGTGGAAGCCATTATATCTCAAACTACAGCAACCGTAGATGAACGCTTATTATCTATTTGTAAATTACTTGAACAGCATATCGATTATTACAATTGGGTTGGATTTTATTTTAAAAATGGAGACAAAAACGAGTTAAAACTTGGCCCATATGTTGGTGAACCAACCGATCATATTATTATTCCATTTGGAAAAGGGATTTGCGGACAAGTAGCTGTTTCTAACGAAAATTTTGTAGTGCCAGATGTATCCGCTCAAGACAATTATATTGCATGTAGTATTACCGTAAAGGCGGAAATTGTAATCCCAATATTTGTGAATAACGAAAATATTGGTCAAATCGATATTGACTCAAATACACCTAATCCGTTTACTCCAGAAGATGAGCGCTTTTTAGAATTTGTATGCCAAAAAGTGGCTGAAATATTAAACTAA
- the xrtF gene encoding exosortase family protein XrtF yields MKALLIKYKSVIKFILTFLSVYFALTLAYKYYLDYSEESKYYPDYVTNLVAKQSKLLLNSLDYRVQVLPHPDEPSMKLIINEKYVARVVEGCNSVSVIILFVSFIIAFAGTFKYTFLYALAGSILIYAINLFRIAVLSIGLYNYPWRRDILHTVIFPLIIYGMVFLLWMFWVNRFSKLKKYHA; encoded by the coding sequence ATGAAAGCACTTCTTATAAAATACAAGTCTGTTATAAAGTTCATCCTGACCTTTCTTTCGGTGTATTTTGCACTCACCTTGGCCTACAAGTATTATTTAGATTATTCAGAAGAATCTAAGTACTACCCAGACTATGTCACCAATTTAGTTGCGAAACAAAGCAAGTTGCTTTTAAACAGTTTAGATTATCGAGTTCAGGTTCTTCCGCATCCTGATGAACCATCTATGAAGCTAATTATCAATGAAAAATATGTAGCGAGAGTAGTAGAAGGTTGTAATTCTGTGAGTGTTATTATTTTGTTTGTCTCTTTTATAATTGCTTTTGCCGGGACCTTTAAATATACCTTTCTGTATGCGTTGGCAGGAAGCATATTAATTTATGCTATTAATCTTTTTCGAATAGCGGTATTGTCTATTGGATTGTATAATTATCCTTGGCGACGTGATATTCTTCATACGGTCATTTTTCCATTAATTATTTACGGTATGGTATTTCTATTGTGGATGTTTTGGGTAAATCGGTTTTCGAAACTAAAGAAGTATCATGCGTAA